The following proteins are encoded in a genomic region of Maylandia zebra isolate NMK-2024a linkage group LG1, Mzebra_GT3a, whole genome shotgun sequence:
- the LOC101483848 gene encoding intestinal mucin-like protein, with protein MTTKTPKIVTSGPTTSSTTAVVETTTTSPHVETTGQGSTTVTSKPSVSTEITSGPFTTTKGTATTPAETTAFESTTATVMTTKTPKIVTSGPTTSSTTAVVETTTTTPYVETTGQGSTTVTSKPSVSTEITSGPFTTTEGTATTPTETTAFESTTATVMTTKTPKIVTSGPTTSSTTAVVETTTTTPHVETTGQGSTTVTSKPSVSTEITSGPFTTTEGTATTPTETTAFESTTATVMTTKTPKIVTSGPTTSSTTAASTLVVITGSSFSSTAISNPSVLNTTILPSTSRGTTSFTPTTETVPGSTTVYATSVSPSVTTTTAASSSPLNTTSTRCVCIVNGASHHAGEFVYNVTDGLGWCYAAFCNASCEIETQSSPCPVTPSVPTTAHSTTTVFSTTTKATISSSVPLTTTSPASFTSSTSITSSTQNVCNDVYPPRQNGESWDAGNCTTATCINGKIITMPTVCPTMQQPICTNGRSAAKISDDDGCCPHYECRCVCSVWCGSHYLTFDGESYNFNENCSYYLVKEIIAKYNLTVVVNRDCDPSSSTFCPKVLTVTYKSFKVVLTQLMSSGIPTNVVFVNQQKIYPAYSNSVLRITSTDIITTLELQDISAKIVYSGSSFSIDLPYSLFEGNTEGQCGTCDNSQSNECRSPNGQVGSCSDTAGEWQVPHTPCVIPTTPPTPRTTSKPSHSTPPVCEPAVCDLLTTSLFAPCHKVVPPGPFVTSCVFDTCNLGKNSCCSLEAYATECSNEGICIDWRNATNGLCEHKCPSNKVYMPCGPSVEPTCNNGYNTAYQTVASSNNTKEGCFCPHGTTLFNTVHDICVDTCACVGPDGKPKQLGETWTSDCQTCVCDKDSMSVQCEPVQCQSVQSPNCSEPGQQLVNNTVNCCTTQSCECNVNLCPPPPTCLLGFQLSITNGTCCLSYNCVPKGVCVYNMTEYKPGTKIPTPDTLSEPPLEAPEAQSIVEQASVTTTTPSGAGEISTTSESFTPGPCQECYCGPEMDPVTKLNIVICKPVVCNENCSAGYEYQTEPGKCCGTCVQMDCIFTTPDNVTVHVIEVNSSYTPPNDKCVQYTCEKLNGQLVTKETKATCPPFNPLDCEPGTETTDASGCCPTCNISLCKTQKEQRILELNNCKSAQPVNITYCAGHCDSFSMYSMEANTMVHNCECCQEATTSVEQVELTCADGSKLQHSYTMVQSCQCSKTECVEGTTPKPQRRRRR; from the exons atgacaacaaaaacaccaaaaatagtCACATCGGGACCAACAACATCCTCTACCACAGCTGTTGTTGAAACCACGACCACAAGTCCACATGTTGAAACAACAGGTCAAGGATCCACCACGGTTACATCAAAACCATCTGTGAGTACTGAAATTACATCTGGGCCTTTCACTACCACTAAAGGAACAGCTACAACAcctgcagagacaacagcatttgaatccacaacagccacagttatgacaacaaaaacaccaaaaatagtCACATCGGGACCAACAACATCCTCTACCACAGCTGTTGTTGAAACCACGACCACAACTCCATATGTTGAAACAACAGGTCAAGGATCCACCACGGTTACATCAAAACCATCTGTGAGTACTGAAATTACATCTGGGCCTTTCactaccactgaaggaacagctacaacacccacagagacaacagcatttgaatccacaacagccacagttatgacaacaaaaacaccaaaaatagtCACATCGGGACCAACAACATCCTCTACCACAGCTGTTGTTGAAACCACGACCACAACTCCACATGTTGAAACAACAGGTCAAGGATCCACAACGGTTACATCAAAACCATCTGTGAGTACTGAAATTACATCTGGGCCTTTCactaccactgaaggaacagctacaacacccacagagacaacagcatttgaatccacaacagccacagttatgacaacaaaaacaccaaaaatagtTACATCGGGACCAACAACATCCTCTACCACAGCTGCATCAACCTTAGTTGTCATAACAGGATCATCGTTTTCTTCAACTGCAATTTCAAATCCTTCTGTTTTAAACACAACTATTTTACCCTCAACATCTAGAGGTACAACTTCTTTTACTCCTACAACAGAGACTGTTCCAGGCAGCACGACTGTTTACGCAACTAGTGTAAGCCCCAGTGtaaccacaaccacagctgcttcttcatcACCCCTTAATACAACCTCGACACGATGTGTATGCATTGTCAATGGAGCTTCGCATCATGCTG ggGAGTTTGTGTACAATGTCACTGATGGGTTAGGGTGGTGttatgctgcattttgcaaTGCATCTTGTGAAATTGAGACACAGTCCAGTCCTTGTCCTGTGACACCAAGTGTGCCCACTACTGCACACTCTACAACTACAGTATTCAGCACTACTACAAAGGCCACAATTTCCAGCTCAGTACCTCTGACAACAACTAGTCCTGCCTCCTTTACTTCAAGTACATCAATAACTTCATCTACTCAAAATGTCTGCAATGATGTGTATCCACCGAGACAG AATGGAGAGTCCTGGGATGCCGGCAACTGCACCACAGCTACGTGCATTAATGGGAAGATTATAACGATGCCAACAGTCTGTCCTACTATGCAGCAGCCCATCTGCACCAATGGACGCAGTGCTGCTAAGATCTCTGATGATGACGGATGCTGCCCTCACTATGAATGTCGAT GTGTGTGCAGTGTCTGGTGTGGATCCCACTACTTAACATTTGATGGAGAATCCTACAATTTCAATGAGAATTGCTCTTACTACCTGGTCAAAGAGATTATTGCTAAATATAACCTGACTGTTGTAGTGAACCGTGATTGTGATCCATCAAGCAGTACATTCTGTCCCAAGGTTCTTACTGTTACATATAAATCTTTCAAAGTGGTTTTGACTCAGCTGATGTCTTCAGGAATACCAACTAATGTG GTGTTTGTCAATCAGCAAAAGATCTATCCTGCCTATAGCAATTCTGTCCTGCGCATTACTAGCACAGATATAATCACCACATTGGAGTTACAAGACATCAGTGCAAAAATAGTCTATTCAGGCTCTTCATTCAGCATTGACCTTCCCTACTCCCTCTTTGAAGGAAACACAGAGGGACAATGTG GTACCTGTGACAACTCCCAGAGCAATGAATGCCGTTCTCCAAATGGCCAGGTGGGAAGTTGCTCAGACACTGCAGGCGAGTGGCAGGTCCCACATACACCCTGCGTTATCCCCACAACCCCACCAACACCCAGAACCACATCAAAGCCCTCACACTCAACACCACCTGTTTGTGaacctgctgtctgtgatctacTAACTACCAG TTTATTTGCACCATGCCACAAAGTTGTACCTCCAGGACCATTTGTGACATCATGTGTCTTTGACACTTGCAATCTTGGCAAAAACAGCTGCTGCAGTCTGGAGGCTTATGCCACTGAATGTTCTAATGAAGGAATCTGTATCGATTGGAGAAATGCTACCAATGGGCTCTGTG AGCACAAGTGTCCAAGCAACAAAGTGTACATGCCCTGTGGTCCATCCGTAGAGCCTACATGCAACAACGG ATACAACACGGCATACCAAACAGTGGCATCCAGTAACAACACTAAGGaaggttgtttctgtcctcaTGGTACCACATTATTCAACACAGTACATGACATATGTGTTGACACCTGTG CCTGTGTTGGACCTGATGGAAAACCCAAACAG CTGGGCGAGACTTGGACAAGTGACTGTCAAACCTGTGTTTGTGACAAGGACTCCATGAGCGTCCAGTGTGAGCCTGTTCAGTGCCAGTCTGTACAAAGTCCTAACTGCAGCGAGCCTGGCCAGCAACTGGTCAACAATACAGTGAACTGCTGCACAACACAGTCATGTG AATGCAACGTAAACCTgtgtcctcctcctcccacGTGCTTGCTGGGCTTCCAACTGAGCATTACCAATGGCACCTGTTGCCTATCCTACAACTGTG TTCCTAAAGGTGTATGTGTCTATAACATGACTGAATACAAG CCTGGTACCAAGATCCCAACACCAGACACACTATCAGAACCCCCGCTGGAAGCACCAGAAGCACAATCAATTGTAGAACAAGCatcagtaacaacaacaacaccatcaGGAGCTGGAGAAATATCAACAACGTCAGAGTCGTTTACACCCGGGCCCTGCCAGGAATGTTACTGTGGCCCCGAAATGGATCCTGTCACCAAGCTGAACATCGTTATCTGCAAACCTGTCGTCTGCAACGAAAACTGTTCTGCT GGTTATGAATATCAGACTGAACCAGGAAAGTGTTGTGGAACATGTGTTCAGATGGACTGTATTTTCACCACACCTGACAACGTGACGGTGCATGTTATTGAG GTCAACAGCTCTTACACACCTCCTAATGACAAATGTGTGCAATATACCTGTGAGAAGCTCAACGGACAGCTTGTTACCAAGGAAACCAAGGCTACTTGTCCTCCCTTTAACCCCTTGGACTGTGAACCT GGCACTGAAACAACAGATGCCAGTGGGTGCTGCCCAACCT GCAATATAAGTCTGTGTAAGACCCAGAAGGAGCAGAGAATCCTTGAACTGAACAACTGCAAGAGCGCACAGCCAGTTAACATCACATATTGCGCTGGACACTGTGACAGTTTCTCCAT